In Arthrobacter sp. SLBN-112, a genomic segment contains:
- a CDS encoding DEAD/DEAH box helicase: MTPHDSLIPLLGRGPEPEQLRHVRTIPAREAVHEPWPEWMHPDLVEAYGSLGIREPYRHQVDAANAAHAGQHVVVATGTASGKSLAYQLPALDAIHRSELRVLADPGKIHDDGAVTLYLSPTKALAADQLNAIRALKLPTVRAETYDGDTDPSARRWIRDHANFILANPDMLHFGILPNHAWWAAFFRRLRYVIVDEAHSYRGVFGSHVANLMRRLRRICAYYGAGTSFPEPVFIAASATASEPDVSFSRLIGAPVTAVSRDCSPHGATTVALWEPALTDVRGENGAKERRTAVAETSDLLANLVSAQVRTIAFIKSRRGAETISAITKRLLDEVDPSLPQRVAAYRSGYLPEERRAVERSLRSGQLLGVSSTSALELGIDISGLDAVLVAGWPGTRASLFQQIGRAGRAGQDAIAAFVASDDPLDTYLVNHPEAIFDVSVEATVFDPSNPYVLGPHLCAAAAELPLGPAELDLFGDTAEMLLDRLVAQGYLRRRPAGWFWTHSQSAAAMVNLRADGGGPVSIVDAETGSLLGTMDSPQTHYQAHTGAVYVHQGDTYVVEDLNEDDHCVMVRRANPDYYTTARDVTQIEVLETQRTMQWGDVTVHFGDVKVTTQVVSFQRKALISNEVLGEEPLELGARDLFTKAVWFVVENRSLTGAGLIEAQFPGALHAAEHAAIGLLPLVASSDRWDIGGVSTALHADTGVPTIFVYDGHPGGAGFAERGFDKAMVWLSATRGAIQACECDTGCPSCVQSPKCGNKNNPLDKAAAVTLLDVLLKDATEATRVEQHAKS; this comes from the coding sequence GTGACCCCCCATGACTCCCTGATTCCCCTGCTGGGCCGCGGCCCGGAACCGGAACAGCTCCGTCATGTCCGCACCATCCCGGCGCGCGAGGCGGTTCACGAGCCCTGGCCGGAGTGGATGCACCCGGACCTGGTTGAGGCGTACGGGTCGCTGGGCATCCGGGAGCCGTACCGGCACCAGGTGGACGCGGCCAATGCAGCCCATGCGGGACAGCACGTTGTGGTGGCCACCGGAACAGCGTCCGGGAAATCGCTGGCGTACCAGTTGCCGGCGCTGGACGCGATCCACCGGTCCGAGTTGAGGGTGCTGGCGGATCCCGGAAAGATCCACGACGATGGCGCCGTGACGCTGTATCTCTCCCCCACCAAGGCGCTGGCCGCGGACCAGTTGAATGCCATCCGCGCCTTGAAACTGCCCACGGTCCGGGCGGAAACCTATGACGGGGATACAGATCCATCTGCCCGCCGCTGGATCCGGGACCACGCGAATTTCATCCTTGCCAACCCCGACATGCTGCACTTCGGCATCCTCCCCAACCATGCGTGGTGGGCTGCGTTCTTCCGCCGGTTGCGCTATGTCATCGTGGATGAGGCCCACAGTTACCGCGGCGTGTTCGGGTCCCATGTGGCCAACCTGATGCGGCGGCTGCGCCGGATCTGCGCCTACTACGGGGCGGGAACGTCGTTCCCGGAGCCGGTGTTCATTGCAGCGTCCGCCACGGCTTCGGAGCCCGACGTCTCCTTCTCGCGCCTGATTGGCGCCCCCGTCACGGCGGTGTCCCGCGACTGTTCGCCCCACGGTGCTACGACGGTGGCCCTCTGGGAACCGGCGCTGACGGACGTCCGCGGCGAGAACGGTGCCAAGGAGCGGCGGACGGCCGTGGCCGAGACCTCTGACCTCCTGGCCAACCTGGTCTCCGCGCAGGTGCGCACCATCGCGTTCATCAAGTCACGACGCGGCGCGGAGACCATCTCCGCCATTACCAAACGGCTCCTCGACGAAGTGGATCCCAGCCTCCCGCAGCGGGTGGCTGCGTACCGTTCGGGGTACCTGCCGGAGGAACGCCGGGCGGTCGAGAGGTCCCTGCGTTCCGGCCAGTTGCTGGGTGTTTCCAGTACGTCGGCCCTGGAGCTTGGAATCGACATTTCCGGCCTCGATGCCGTCCTGGTGGCCGGATGGCCCGGGACGCGGGCCTCCCTGTTCCAGCAGATTGGCAGGGCGGGCCGGGCCGGCCAGGACGCGATCGCCGCCTTCGTGGCAAGTGATGATCCCTTGGATACGTACCTGGTGAACCACCCCGAGGCTATCTTCGACGTATCGGTGGAAGCAACGGTCTTTGACCCGTCCAATCCCTATGTCCTGGGACCGCACCTGTGTGCTGCGGCGGCGGAACTTCCACTGGGACCGGCCGAACTCGATCTCTTCGGCGATACCGCGGAAATGCTCCTGGACCGGCTGGTAGCCCAAGGCTACCTCCGGCGACGACCTGCCGGCTGGTTCTGGACCCATTCGCAGAGCGCCGCCGCCATGGTCAACCTCCGGGCCGACGGAGGGGGCCCGGTCAGCATCGTTGACGCCGAAACCGGTTCGCTCCTGGGAACCATGGATTCACCCCAGACCCACTACCAGGCCCACACCGGCGCGGTGTACGTCCACCAGGGCGATACCTACGTGGTGGAGGACCTGAATGAAGACGACCACTGCGTCATGGTGCGGCGGGCCAACCCGGACTACTACACGACCGCCCGGGACGTAACACAGATTGAGGTGCTGGAGACCCAGAGAACCATGCAGTGGGGTGACGTGACGGTCCACTTCGGCGACGTGAAGGTCACCACCCAGGTTGTCTCCTTCCAGCGCAAGGCACTGATTTCCAACGAGGTGCTGGGCGAGGAACCGCTTGAGCTGGGCGCCCGGGACCTTTTCACCAAAGCGGTGTGGTTCGTGGTGGAAAACCGTTCCCTGACGGGGGCCGGCCTGATCGAGGCGCAGTTCCCGGGCGCCCTCCATGCGGCCGAACACGCGGCGATTGGGCTCCTGCCCCTGGTGGCGTCCAGCGACCGGTGGGACATCGGCGGAGTCTCAACGGCACTGCACGCCGACACCGGGGTGCCCACCATTTTCGTGTATGACGGGCACCCCGGGGGCGCCGGGTTCGCCGAACGGGGGTTCGACAAGGCCATGGTGTGGCTGTCGGCCACCCGGGGTGCCATCCAGGCCTGCGAGTGTGACACCGGTTGCCCATCGTGTGTCCAGTCGCCCAAGTGTGGCAACAAGAACAACCCGTTGGATAAGGCCGCGGCGGTAACCCTGCTGGACGTCCTGCTCAAAGACGCCACCGAAGCCACCCGAGTGGAGCAGCACGCCAAGAGCTGA